In Reichenbachiella agarivorans, one genomic interval encodes:
- a CDS encoding tetratricopeptide repeat-containing sensor histidine kinase, producing the protein MIVLIRYFILFAFFLTASTAWGSKGVSETQGDSCVSALNYDCAVLHYKRALQFHESDSTISSFVRIQNKVADLYYQQGKFQQAYELYSLVLRYAGQKGLSYDKAVALEGMSHILWRYGDNVKSITSILESIELFKALSDTVSVISASNILAGVYTSTGELDQAEKIYDETLSLAVASHDSIGMASSYEYKGVVRFFRGEYPEAIEFYEKSLTINVLIGNELDAGITQGNIGEAYHQMGNYVTALAHYQKAEKALSQFQFNSGLIFINYSIGNSYLSLGQFDKALYRYQKSLELIRLTGEVRERPLVLKLIAECYAKQQDFKKAYFYHEAFTQAQDSLLQVNRNLELLDIMGKYELGKKEQENYLLAKENEIKLKELRTQEVIIKQQYAFGAGLMLLLMIAFYLAIRLYNNRILLIKSNKTKNKLFGFVAHDLKAPVANIQMLIDLLKTEIETENEEAKDLVVELNNATHAVSLLLNDLLSWSIAQQEGFSFLPKSVEIYEATRTCIELFEDQLEYKELQVDNRVGTDHVAWIDNKALLAVIRNLLSNAIKFSKVGGEIRIYSHVKNGFVELTIADQGVGMKPEQIHQLLHSKKFVTHRGTSNEKGSGMGINLVKEFVHKSKGELRIESKMGEGTEVIIVLPTTAKHTRQ; encoded by the coding sequence ATGATTGTATTGATTAGATACTTTATCTTATTTGCTTTTTTCTTAACAGCGAGTACGGCTTGGGGTAGCAAGGGTGTCTCTGAGACTCAGGGAGACTCATGTGTTTCTGCCCTGAATTATGACTGTGCTGTGCTCCATTACAAGCGTGCATTGCAGTTTCATGAATCGGACAGTACAATTTCTTCTTTTGTTCGGATTCAAAACAAGGTAGCAGACTTGTATTATCAGCAGGGCAAGTTTCAGCAGGCATACGAACTGTATAGTTTGGTGTTGCGCTATGCTGGTCAGAAGGGGTTAAGTTATGACAAGGCCGTTGCCTTGGAGGGGATGTCTCACATTTTGTGGCGCTATGGTGACAATGTCAAGTCCATCACATCTATTCTAGAAAGTATTGAACTTTTCAAAGCGCTTTCTGACACGGTATCGGTCATCAGTGCATCCAACATTCTGGCAGGAGTATATACGAGTACTGGAGAGCTAGATCAGGCTGAGAAAATCTACGATGAGACTTTGAGTCTGGCTGTAGCCAGTCATGATTCCATTGGAATGGCAAGTTCGTATGAGTACAAAGGTGTGGTTAGGTTTTTTAGAGGGGAATATCCGGAAGCAATCGAGTTTTATGAAAAGTCGCTGACGATCAATGTCCTGATTGGAAATGAACTGGATGCTGGCATTACACAAGGCAACATTGGTGAGGCGTATCACCAGATGGGTAATTATGTGACGGCATTGGCGCATTATCAAAAAGCTGAGAAAGCACTCAGTCAATTTCAGTTTAACTCAGGGCTGATTTTCATCAATTACAGTATTGGAAATAGCTATTTGAGTCTTGGGCAGTTTGACAAGGCATTGTACAGGTATCAAAAGAGTCTTGAGTTGATCCGGTTGACTGGAGAGGTCAGAGAAAGACCGTTGGTGTTGAAGCTGATTGCAGAATGCTATGCCAAGCAACAGGATTTCAAGAAGGCTTATTTTTATCATGAGGCATTTACACAAGCCCAGGATTCTTTGTTGCAGGTCAATAGGAATTTGGAGTTGTTGGACATCATGGGAAAGTATGAATTAGGGAAAAAGGAACAGGAAAATTATTTATTGGCAAAGGAGAATGAAATTAAACTCAAAGAACTCAGGACACAAGAAGTCATTATTAAGCAACAATATGCATTTGGGGCGGGACTAATGCTCTTGCTTATGATTGCGTTTTATTTAGCAATTAGACTTTACAATAATCGAATCCTATTGATCAAATCCAACAAGACCAAGAACAAACTTTTTGGATTCGTAGCACATGATCTGAAGGCTCCAGTTGCTAATATTCAGATGTTGATTGATTTGCTCAAAACCGAGATCGAGACAGAAAATGAGGAGGCCAAGGATTTGGTCGTAGAGCTCAACAACGCTACCCATGCAGTCAGTTTGCTTCTCAATGATCTTCTTTCTTGGTCCATAGCCCAACAGGAGGGCTTTTCTTTTCTTCCCAAGTCAGTAGAAATATATGAAGCCACTCGCACATGCATCGAGTTGTTCGAAGATCAACTGGAGTATAAGGAACTCCAAGTCGATAATAGAGTAGGGACCGATCATGTAGCATGGATAGACAACAAGGCATTGTTGGCAGTCATCCGAAATTTATTGTCCAATGCAATCAAGTTTTCCAAGGTAGGTGGTGAGATCAGGATATATTCACATGTCAAAAATGGTTTTGTAGAACTGACTATTGCCGACCAAGGAGTAGGGATGAAACCTGAGCAAATTCATCAACTGCTGCATTCAAAAAAATTTGTAACGCACCGAGGTACTTCCAACGAGAAGGGCAGTGGCATGGGGATCAATTTGGTCAAAGAGTTTGTTCACAAGTCCAAAGGAGAACTACGCATAGAGAGTAAAATGGGAGAAGGAACCGAGGTTATTATTGTACTCCCCACCACTGCCAAACACACCCGTCAATAG
- a CDS encoding NIPSNAP family protein, translating into MKSFFSLLLCTIYFVMGSCSSLSTHNIEQNSASFDREYYQLKTYILESEEQLQTTENYLKEAFLPSLKSFGISNVGVFKPYEIKEDSMLQVFVLIPFETLDQYANLNVELNKIESYHNDGENYLRATYDQAPYQRIESILLQAFEDMPVMSAPGFDNPRSNRVYELRSYESPTEAYFENKMEMFNAGGEIKLFEELGFNAVFYGEVISGPRMPNMMYMTTFANMDARDAHWKTFTDAPAWKEMSSLPQYQNNVSHMELTLLYPTDYSDY; encoded by the coding sequence ATGAAATCTTTCTTCTCTCTATTACTTTGTACTATTTACTTTGTGATGGGCAGTTGTTCATCACTCAGCACACACAACATAGAGCAAAATTCTGCTTCGTTTGACAGAGAATATTATCAGCTCAAAACCTATATTCTGGAATCTGAAGAGCAGTTGCAAACCACCGAAAACTACCTCAAAGAAGCCTTCCTTCCTAGCCTTAAATCCTTTGGTATTTCTAATGTAGGTGTATTCAAACCTTATGAAATCAAGGAGGACTCTATGCTCCAAGTATTCGTATTGATCCCCTTTGAGACTCTGGATCAATATGCAAACCTGAATGTGGAATTGAACAAAATAGAAAGCTATCACAACGATGGAGAAAACTACCTCAGGGCAACCTATGACCAAGCACCCTACCAACGAATAGAATCCATCCTACTTCAAGCTTTTGAAGATATGCCTGTGATGAGCGCCCCTGGATTTGACAACCCCAGGTCAAACCGCGTGTACGAACTCAGAAGCTACGAGTCTCCCACTGAAGCCTACTTTGAAAACAAGATGGAGATGTTCAATGCTGGTGGCGAAATCAAGCTATTCGAGGAGTTGGGATTCAATGCGGTTTTTTACGGAGAGGTGATTTCTGGGCCGCGTATGCCCAACATGATGTACATGACAACCTTTGCCAATATGGATGCGCGTGATGCCCATTGGAAGACATTTACCGATGCGCCGGCCTGGAAGGAAATGTCCTCTCTGCCTCAATACCAAAACAATGTCTCTCACATGGAATTGACGCTCTTGTATCCGACAGATTATTCAGACTATTGA
- a CDS encoding fatty acid desaturase family protein: protein MIKYKFKSKEQDDFWSTLRTRVNAYFKDNQIEKDANRKMIVKTIALFALYLSPFFVLIFGGITNTTILMSLWVVMGLGKAFIGTAVMHDSIHGAYSKSKVYNSIMTFSAALVGVDKLIWKIQHNVIHHTYTNIEDTDEDILPRYFFRFSEHQPKKWFHRFQHLYAPIFYCVPLLEWITTKDFVKAFEYRKMGIIQPGVEFRKEFMGIVARKVMYYVIFLALPIYLIDIPAWSTVVMIIVSHAVTGIMLALIFQTAHVVPNANFIKAEGDSIETCWASHQLFTTSNYGMKNKILTWFVGGLNFQIEHHLFPDVCHVHYPNIAKIVQDTTAEFNLPYYSFPSFRSAVAGHFGMLRDLGR, encoded by the coding sequence ATGATCAAGTATAAATTCAAGAGCAAAGAACAGGATGATTTTTGGAGTACCCTTCGTACAAGGGTAAATGCCTATTTCAAAGACAACCAGATAGAAAAAGATGCCAATAGAAAAATGATCGTTAAGACCATTGCACTGTTTGCACTGTATCTATCTCCATTTTTCGTTTTGATCTTTGGAGGAATTACCAACACCACGATATTGATGTCTCTGTGGGTTGTCATGGGATTGGGCAAGGCCTTTATCGGGACGGCAGTCATGCATGATTCTATTCATGGTGCCTATTCCAAAAGCAAAGTTTACAATTCGATCATGACTTTTTCTGCTGCTTTGGTAGGTGTGGACAAATTGATCTGGAAGATCCAACACAACGTGATCCATCATACCTATACCAACATCGAAGACACAGATGAAGACATCCTACCGAGATACTTTTTTAGATTTTCTGAACACCAACCAAAAAAATGGTTCCATAGATTCCAACATCTCTATGCACCTATCTTTTACTGTGTCCCTTTACTAGAATGGATTACAACCAAAGATTTTGTCAAGGCATTTGAATACCGAAAAATGGGAATCATCCAACCTGGGGTAGAGTTTCGCAAAGAATTTATGGGAATTGTAGCGAGAAAGGTGATGTACTATGTCATTTTCTTAGCTCTGCCTATTTACCTGATTGATATACCTGCATGGTCTACCGTAGTGATGATCATCGTGTCTCATGCAGTCACAGGTATCATGTTGGCATTGATCTTCCAAACAGCACACGTAGTGCCAAACGCTAACTTTATCAAAGCAGAAGGCGATAGCATAGAGACCTGCTGGGCTTCTCATCAGTTGTTTACGACTTCCAATTATGGAATGAAAAACAAAATCCTTACGTGGTTTGTAGGTGGACTTAATTTTCAAATAGAGCATCACCTCTTTCCTGATGTCTGTCATGTACACTATCCGAATATTGCCAAAATCGTACAAGACACCACGGCAGAATTCAATTTACCATACTATAGTTTCCCAAGTTTCCGCTCTGCTGTAGCGGGTCATTTTGGTATGCTCAGAGACCTGGGAAGGTAA
- a CDS encoding sulfite exporter TauE/SafE family protein, with amino-acid sequence MVELFGYSLTYEAFASFCIVGVLVGMSKTGVHGTSMLAVPLLAVVFGGKSSSGIMLPALIMADVVGVIYYHKHAESKYLWKLLPWTVIGVLIGTYFGQKIDDQQFRTIMGVIIFLSLGVMIWMERANKDQIPDYTWFAAIMGITAGFTTMVGNLAGSAMALYLLSMRLPKNQFIGTAAWFFICVNIFKVPFHIWVWETVTFDSFLLDLILLPFIGIGAVLGIKIIKKISDQYFRWFIILMTCAAALFMIF; translated from the coding sequence ATGGTAGAACTCTTTGGGTATTCGCTCACATACGAAGCATTCGCTTCCTTTTGCATAGTTGGAGTATTGGTGGGTATGTCCAAAACTGGAGTCCACGGCACTAGCATGCTAGCAGTCCCTCTACTGGCAGTCGTATTTGGAGGCAAAAGCTCCAGTGGCATCATGCTACCTGCACTGATCATGGCAGATGTGGTCGGTGTGATCTACTACCACAAGCATGCGGAATCCAAATATCTGTGGAAACTGCTCCCTTGGACTGTTATCGGTGTACTCATTGGCACTTACTTTGGTCAAAAGATAGATGACCAGCAGTTCCGCACCATCATGGGAGTAATCATTTTTCTCAGTTTGGGCGTGATGATATGGATGGAACGAGCCAACAAAGACCAAATTCCAGACTATACTTGGTTTGCAGCAATCATGGGGATCACCGCAGGATTCACTACCATGGTTGGCAATCTAGCTGGTAGTGCCATGGCTCTTTATCTACTATCCATGCGCTTGCCCAAGAATCAATTCATCGGTACGGCTGCCTGGTTTTTCATCTGTGTCAATATCTTCAAAGTACCTTTTCATATTTGGGTATGGGAGACTGTGACCTTTGACTCCTTTTTACTAGACCTCATTTTATTACCCTTCATTGGGATAGGTGCCGTCTTAGGAATCAAAATCATCAAAAAAATATCTGACCAATATTTTCGCTGGTTCATTATCTTGATGACCTGTGCTGCAGCTTTGTTTATGATTTTTTAA
- the pruA gene encoding L-glutamate gamma-semialdehyde dehydrogenase has product MPKGTYPVPTPTNEPIKAYRAGSAEKIALKEAVAQLRGQQLDIPMYIGADKITTEDKVRIAPPYDHQHTLGYFNRGDAGHVEQAINAALGAKTAWQELAWEQRASIFLKAADLIAGPYRAKINAATMLGQSKNAFQAEIDAACELIDFLRFNVHFMTQIYGIQPESSAGMWNRLEYRPLEGFVFAITPFNFTAIAGNLCAAPAMMGNTVVWKPADTQVYSAQVIMEVFREAGLPDGVINLIYTDGPEAGEVVFKHPEFAGLHFTGSTSVFQQLWKTIGENISKYNTYPRVVGETGGKDFIIAHKSANALAVATGIIRGAFEFQGQKCSAASRAYIPQNIWEEVKHHIISDLKSIKVGSPEDFTNFVNAVIDERSFDKIASYIDIAKNNDLAEIIAGGGYDKSKGYFIEPTVIVTKDPMFVTMCEEIFGPVITIYVYHPEHFEEALELVDKTSNYALTGAVFSDDRYAIDLATKKLVNAAGNFYINDKPTGAVVGQQPFGGARGSGTNDKAGSVLNLLRWVSPRTIKETFDSPKDYRYPFMEEK; this is encoded by the coding sequence ATGCCCAAAGGAACATACCCTGTACCCACCCCTACCAACGAACCCATCAAAGCGTATAGAGCAGGGAGCGCTGAAAAAATCGCGCTGAAAGAAGCCGTCGCACAATTGAGAGGTCAGCAATTGGATATCCCTATGTACATAGGTGCTGACAAAATCACCACGGAGGACAAAGTACGTATCGCGCCTCCCTACGATCATCAACACACACTTGGATACTTCAACAGAGGAGATGCAGGTCACGTGGAGCAAGCTATCAATGCAGCATTGGGCGCAAAAACGGCTTGGCAAGAATTGGCATGGGAACAGCGCGCCAGTATTTTCCTCAAAGCAGCTGACCTAATAGCTGGTCCCTACAGAGCCAAAATCAATGCTGCCACCATGCTCGGCCAGTCCAAAAATGCTTTTCAGGCAGAAATCGACGCAGCTTGTGAATTGATCGATTTTTTGAGATTCAATGTGCATTTTATGACGCAGATTTATGGCATACAGCCAGAATCTAGCGCAGGCATGTGGAACAGATTGGAATACCGCCCACTAGAAGGGTTCGTATTTGCAATCACTCCGTTCAACTTCACTGCGATCGCTGGCAACCTTTGTGCAGCTCCTGCCATGATGGGCAATACGGTAGTCTGGAAACCTGCAGATACACAAGTATATTCCGCTCAAGTGATTATGGAGGTATTCAGAGAAGCTGGGTTGCCTGATGGTGTGATCAATCTAATCTATACAGATGGTCCAGAAGCGGGTGAAGTGGTATTCAAGCATCCTGAATTTGCAGGCTTGCATTTCACAGGCAGCACATCTGTCTTCCAACAGTTATGGAAAACCATTGGAGAGAATATTTCTAAGTACAATACTTACCCCAGGGTCGTAGGTGAAACTGGAGGCAAGGATTTTATCATCGCTCATAAATCAGCCAATGCTCTAGCTGTGGCTACTGGGATTATTCGTGGAGCATTTGAGTTTCAGGGACAAAAATGCAGTGCCGCATCGAGGGCCTATATTCCTCAAAACATATGGGAAGAAGTCAAACACCATATCATATCAGATCTCAAATCCATCAAGGTAGGATCACCAGAGGACTTTACCAATTTTGTCAATGCGGTGATCGATGAGCGATCGTTTGACAAAATTGCCAGCTACATTGATATCGCCAAAAACAATGACCTTGCAGAAATCATTGCTGGAGGAGGATATGACAAATCAAAGGGTTATTTCATAGAACCAACGGTAATCGTGACCAAAGACCCAATGTTTGTTACCATGTGTGAAGAAATATTTGGACCTGTCATCACGATTTATGTTTATCATCCAGAGCATTTCGAGGAAGCGCTTGAGTTAGTGGACAAAACGTCGAATTATGCCTTGACTGGTGCTGTCTTCTCTGATGATAGGTATGCCATCGATCTCGCAACCAAAAAACTAGTCAACGCCGCTGGTAACTTCTACATCAACGACAAACCAACAGGTGCAGTCGTAGGTCAGCAACCATTTGGTGGAGCAAGAGGATCAGGCACCAATGACAAAGCAGGTTCTGTATTGAACCTCCTCAGATGGGTCTCACCACGGACCATCAAGGAGACTTTTGATTCTCCCAAAGATTATCGCTATCCGTTCATGGAAGAAAAATAA
- a CDS encoding SDR family NAD(P)-dependent oxidoreductase: MYINLSGLNILVTGASKGIGKAIASKLAEAGATIAVHYNKNMREAENLAQVLGNESRAFQADLSLPDEAANLFDRVILEMGSIEILINNAGVAMPSDINAKESDWMNIWNTTLQVNLTSAGVLCKKAVEHFLKRNAAGRIINITSRAAHRGDTAEYMAYAASKAGLSALTKTIARAYGKQGIKAFSIAPGFVRTDMAKGIMEKYGTEHATGDIALERLTEPKDLAPMVTFLASGMADHATGSTIDINAGSYTH, encoded by the coding sequence ATGTATATCAATCTCTCAGGACTCAACATACTCGTCACGGGTGCCAGCAAAGGAATAGGTAAAGCCATTGCCTCCAAACTGGCCGAGGCGGGTGCTACCATTGCCGTGCATTACAACAAAAACATGCGTGAGGCTGAAAACCTAGCTCAGGTACTGGGAAACGAATCCAGAGCTTTCCAAGCTGATCTTTCTCTGCCAGATGAAGCCGCCAACCTTTTTGATCGCGTGATCCTAGAAATGGGTAGCATAGAGATTCTCATCAACAATGCAGGCGTAGCTATGCCTTCGGATATCAATGCCAAAGAGTCTGATTGGATGAATATATGGAATACGACCCTACAAGTCAACTTGACCTCAGCGGGCGTCTTGTGTAAGAAAGCTGTCGAACACTTCCTCAAACGAAACGCCGCAGGTCGAATCATCAACATCACCTCCAGAGCTGCTCACCGTGGAGACACCGCAGAATACATGGCTTATGCTGCCTCCAAAGCAGGTTTGTCTGCCTTGACCAAAACCATCGCGAGAGCTTATGGCAAGCAGGGTATCAAAGCATTCAGCATTGCGCCTGGCTTTGTGCGTACCGACATGGCCAAGGGGATCATGGAAAAATATGGTACAGAACACGCCACTGGCGACATTGCACTCGAAAGATTGACCGAACCGAAAGACCTAGCGCCTATGGTGACTTTCCTAGCCAGTGGCATGGCTGATCACGCCACAGGCAGTACCATCGACATCAATGCTGGTAGCTACACACACTGA
- a CDS encoding thioredoxin family protein translates to MKSFLIIFSIAISLNQMVFAQGEKSIKWLGIEEAQTLAKENAKPIFVDFTAEWCGWCKKMDQTTFSDVKVAKVMNEGYYAVKLDFESKDKFEFKGKKITAKELAQRMEISGLPTMIVLSSDLSSHQKIVGYKKSDDFLETLSKL, encoded by the coding sequence ATGAAATCCTTTTTGATCATTTTTTCAATCGCAATCAGTCTTAATCAAATGGTTTTCGCTCAAGGCGAAAAGTCTATCAAATGGCTAGGGATAGAAGAAGCACAAACATTGGCTAAAGAAAATGCCAAACCCATATTTGTAGATTTTACAGCAGAATGGTGTGGCTGGTGCAAAAAGATGGATCAAACGACCTTCTCTGATGTCAAAGTTGCCAAGGTGATGAATGAGGGATACTATGCTGTCAAGCTGGATTTTGAGAGCAAGGACAAGTTTGAATTTAAGGGCAAAAAGATAACTGCCAAAGAGCTAGCACAAAGGATGGAAATCTCCGGTTTGCCCACGATGATTGTGCTCAGTTCGGATCTTAGTTCACATCAAAAAATCGTAGGGTATAAAAAAAGCGATGATTTTCTAGAGACATTGAGTAAGCTGTGA